In Solanum pennellii chromosome 7, SPENNV200, the following are encoded in one genomic region:
- the LOC107024697 gene encoding tryptophan decarboxylase TDC1-like, whose amino-acid sequence MGSLDSNNSSPTHSNVPKFNPLDPEEFRTQAHQMVDFIADYYKNIETYPVLSQVEPGYLRTQLPENAPYCPEPFEAIMKDVHNHIVPGMTHWLSPNFFAFFPATVSSAAFIGEMLCNCFNSVGFNWLASPAMTELEMIVMDWLANMLKLPKAFMFSGTGGGVLQSTTSEAILCTLIAARDRKLDNIGVDNIGKLVVYGSDQTHSTYTKACKVAGILPCNVRAVPTCIESDFALSPAVLRGIIEADVAAGLVPLFLCATVGTTSTTAVDPLSQLGQLAEEFDIWLHVDAAYGGSACICPEFRRYLDGIERANSLSLSPHKWLLSYLDCCCMWVREPNVLVKALSTNPEYLRNKRSEYDSVVDYKDWQIGTGRKFKSLRLWLVMRSYGVANLQSHIRSDVRMAKMFEGFIRSDPRFEVVVPRRFSLVCFRFNPNKEHEPVYIEVLNKKLLDSVNSTGLVYMTHTKVGGIYMLRFAVGATLTEDRHVISAWKLIKESAEGLLRKSLF is encoded by the coding sequence ATGGGAAGCCTTGATTCCAATAACAGCTCTCCAACACATTCCAACGTTCCGAAATTCAACCCGCTTGACCCGGAAGAATTCCGGACCCAAGCCCATCAAATGGTGGACTTCATTGCTGATTACTATAAGAATATTGAGACCTACCCGGTTCTAAGCCAAGTCGAACCGGGTTATCTCCGTACTCAATTACCCGAAAATGCCCCCTACTGCCCCGAACCATTCGAGGCAATTATGAAAGATGTCCACAACCATATTGTCCCGGGTATGACCCATTGGTTGAGCCCGAATTTCTTCGCATTTTTTCCAGCTACTGTTAGTTCCGCAGCGTTCATTGGTGAAATGCTTTGCAATTGTTTCAACTCCGTCGGGTTTAACTGGCTGGCTTCTCCAGCCATGACGGAGTTGGAAATGATAGTCATGGACTGGCTCGCTAATATGTTGAAATTACCAAAAGCCTTCATGTTTTCTGGCACGGGTGGTGGTGTACTTCAAAGTACAACCAGTGAAGCAATCCTATGCACGTTAATCGCTGCACGTGATCGTAAACTCGATAACATAGGCGTCGATAACATCGGAAAGCTTGTAGTCTATGGTTCTGATCAAACGCATTCTACGTATACCAAAGCCTGCAAGGTAGCTGGTATTTTACCATGCAATGTTCGTGCGGTACCAACTTGTATTGAAAGCGATTTCGCTTTATCTCCCGCAGTTCTACGTGGAATTATTGAAGCTGATGTTGCTGCTGGACTTGTCCCGCTTTTCCTCTGTGCTACTGTTGGGACCACTTCCACTACAGCCGTCGATCCTCTCAGCCAGCTGGGTCAGCTGGCTGAGGAATTCGACATTTGGCTTCACGTGGATGCTGCTTATGGAGGGAGCGCATGTATATGTCCAGAGTTTAGACGATACCTCGATGGAATTGAACGAGCTAACTCGTTGAGCCTAAGCCCTCATAAGTGGCTTCTAAGTTACTTAGATTGTTGTTGCATGTGGGTGAGAGAACCAAACGTGTTAGTCAAGGCATTGAGCACGAATCCTGAGTACCTACGAAATAAACGATCCGAATACGACTCGGTTGTGGATTACAAAGACTGGCAAATCGGTACGGGACGAAAGTTCAAGTCTCTCCGATTATGGCTCGTCATGCGTAGTTATGGCGTAGCCAATCTTCAGAGTCACATCAGGTCCGATGTTCGTATGGCCAAAATGTTTGAAGGGTTCATTAGGTCTGATCCGAGGTTTGAAGTTGTTGTGCCACGACGTTTTTCACTCGTGTGCTTCCGATTCAACCCTAATAAGGAACATGAACCGGTGTATATCGAAGTTTTAAACAAGAAATTACTTGATAGTGTTAATTCAACGGGTCTGGTTTACATGACTCACACAAAAGTTGGTGGAATATACATGTTAAGGTTTGCAGTAGGTGCTACTCTCACGGAGGACAGACATGTAATTTCAGCTTGGAAGTTGATTAAGGAGTCGGCAGAAGGTTTGCTGAGAAAAAGtctgttttaa